Within Echinimonas agarilytica, the genomic segment ACCGTCAATGCTCGATTTTGTTATCAATTCCGAAACTCAGCCTTGTTGGCTATAGAGTTTAGATTAGAACATTTGCTATAACAGAAAATTGGTTAATTTTTCTCAAGCGAATTATGCAATTTGATCCCAACGCTTCATTTTTCTTAGAGCAGGTTGAAATTAAACCTGATAGCGGTGAGATCATTCGCCGTGGGATCTCTTCTCAAATAGAGCCCAAAGTCATGGCAGTATTGCTCTATCTTGTGCAGCACCCCTATCAGGTACTCAGCCACGAAGAGCTTATAGAAAAGGTTTGGGAAGGTGTTGTGGTAACACCTCGTTCTGTCAGACGCAGTATTGCAGTGCTGCGTCACGCGCTTGACCCAGAAGATGCTGAACACTACATCAAGACACACCCTAAGCGAGGCTATCAATTACTGATTTCGCCCAAACCAAGGCATACTTCAAACGTTCCCAAAATCGCAGCTTTGACATTACTGGTTCTGAGTTTAGTGGCCGCCGCTATGTACGGGTTGTTTGCCGACTCTCAGACTTTTGGTCATCCACTGCAACATGTAAACACTTTAAAAGGATACGCGCTTTCCCCACTAACCGAGGAGTTGGCGTATATAAAACAAGATCACGACTCGCTTGAAGTTTGGTTAGCACCTCAGCATACAAAGCTCATGGTGTTACCCGAGGGTGCTACATCGCCACTAATTGCATGGTCGCCAAACGACGACAATATTGCTTTACTATGGCAAGAACAGGAAAAGTCTGTACTTGCGACCTACAATATTCGCCAACAACAGCTTTCTTATCGCTTCTCCGATACACAATTTAGTTATACCAAGCTAAGTTTCTGGGGTGACCAACACCTGTTGTTGATTCGAAACCCGCTACATCAGGTTGATCCCCGCCTTGTTCAATATGACCTGCATTCGAATTTGAGCTCGGTATGGTTACCCAACACTAAGATTCATACAGCTTCGGCAACGGCCGAACAGGTTGCAGTGGTCATTAAAGACGGCAAGCACAAACGCATAAAGTTACTCGCTAGCAACCAACAAACATTAATTTTTAGCCATGTGCAAACCGACTTCATTGACGATATTTTACTCATGCCAAACGCACAAGGCCTCGTGTACTCAAGCCGAGAAGGGCTTCACTTTAACGATCTCGCAGGCACAACCGCAATCATACCGTGGCCAGGAGATCAAAAAGGCTTAACGCTGCAATACGATACACAGCACCAAGAAATTTATGTCCTCACCCAGCGTATCCAAAAGCAGCGCTGGCTTCACAGCTCACAAGAAAACTTGCGCCGAAAACTGTCGCTATCAGGCCATACACCTGAACAGGTTACGCTGTCGCACACAGGTCAACAGCTGGCCTATGTTGCGAGTGAAGATGCCATTTCACAACTTTGGTTCTCAGACACTATCAATTCACATCCCGTGACCCAATTTAGCGAGACCAAGCCCATTTCTAATGTGAGC encodes:
- a CDS encoding winged helix-turn-helix domain-containing protein is translated as MQFDPNASFFLEQVEIKPDSGEIIRRGISSQIEPKVMAVLLYLVQHPYQVLSHEELIEKVWEGVVVTPRSVRRSIAVLRHALDPEDAEHYIKTHPKRGYQLLISPKPRHTSNVPKIAALTLLVLSLVAAAMYGLFADSQTFGHPLQHVNTLKGYALSPLTEELAYIKQDHDSLEVWLAPQHTKLMVLPEGATSPLIAWSPNDDNIALLWQEQEKSVLATYNIRQQQLSYRFSDTQFSYTKLSFWGDQHLLLIRNPLHQVDPRLVQYDLHSNLSSVWLPNTKIHTASATAEQVAVVIKDGKHKRIKLLASNQQTLIFSHVQTDFIDDILLMPNAQGLVYSSREGLHFNDLAGTTAIIPWPGDQKGLTLQYDTQHQEIYVLTQRIQKQRWLHSSQENLRRKLSLSGHTPEQVTLSHTGQQLAYVASEDAISQLWFSDTINSHPVTQFSETKPISNVSWSAQDDWLIFSSGPSSYGYDMASQQLHLLMEPNLYTHPVCILSGGKGFYFLDESGFFTTLKHGEISTSSPPQVIQHIASAEYICSADRLFAVSQQESALYQLNGDQWQLIDSDFPTPIKLLAGSDNAIYYFVALINQRNTIWRYDLNHKTHTQLIKRSDYSGVFAAIASNENFVVEQKTATGTALRKYNKPK